Within the Pseudomonas oryzae genome, the region TCGGCATCTCGCTGAAGATCGAGGGCGAGGCCGAGCGCGAGCGCCTCAAGCAGGTGGTGGCGGCCTGCGTCTCCGCCGAGGGCATCGAGGAGCAGGGTGGCTTCATCCTGCGCACCGCCGCCGAGGGCGCCGGCGCCGACGAGATCCTCGCCGACATCCGCTACCTGCGCCGCCTGTGGGAGCAGATCTCCACGCAGATGCAGACGGCCGGCGCGCCCTCGGTGATCTACGAGGACCTGTCGCTGGCCCTGCGTACCCTGCGCGACCTGGTCAGCCCGCGTACCGAGAAGATCCGCATCGACTCGCGGGAGACCTTCCAGAAGGTCGGCCTGTTCGTCGGTGAGCTGATGCCGGAAGTGTCCGACCGTCTCGAGCACTATCCCGGCGAGCGGCCGATCTTCGACCTCTACGGCGTCGAGGACGAGATCCAGAAGGCCCTGGAGCGCAAGGTGCTGCTCAAGTCCGGCGGCTACCTGATCATCGACCCGGCCGAGGCGATGACCACCATCGACGTCAACACCGGCGCCTTCGTCGGCCACCGCAACCTCGAGGAAACCATCTTCAAGACCAACCTCGAGGCGGCCACCGCGATCGCCCGCCAGCTGCGCCTGCGCAACCTCGGCGGCATCATCATCATCGACTTCATCGACATGGAGGACGAGGAGCATCGCCGCCAGGTGCTGCGCACGCTGGAGAAGATGCTCGAGCGCGACCACGCCAAGACCAACATCATCGGCATCACCGAGCTGGGCCTGGTGCAGATGACCCGCAAGCGCACCCGCGAGAGCCTGCAGCAGGTGCTCTGCGAACCCTGTCCGAGCTGCCAGGGCCGCGGCCGGCTGAAGACCGCGGAAACCGTGTGCTACGAGATCTTCCGCGAGATCCTCCGCGAAGCGCGTGCTTACCAGGCCGAGGGTTACATGGTGTTGGCCAGCGACAAGGTGGTGGGCCGCCTGCTCGACGAGGAGTCCGGCAACGTCGCCGACCTCGAGGCCTTCATCGGCCGGCCGATCCGCTTCCAGGTGGAGAGCGAGTACTCCCAGGAGCAGTTCGATGTGGTGCTGCTCTGAAGCAAGGGGCTGACATGTCCGCCTCTGGCCGTCTGCTGGAGCGCACGCTGGATGCTCTGCTCGCCCTCACGGCGCTGTTGTTGCTGCTGGCGGCGCTGTACGTCAGCCTCGGGCGCGCACTGGTGCCGCTGGTGGCCGAGTACCGGCCGGAAATCGAGCAGCAGGCCAGCGCGGCGCTCGGCCAGCCGCTGCACGTCGGCGCGCTGAGCGGCCACTGGCAGGGGTTCATCCCGGTGCTGGAGTTGAGCGACGTCCAGCTGCAGGCCGAGGGCGAGGCCCTGCACCTGGAGCGCCTGCGGCTGTTGCCGGATCTGTTCGCCAGCCTGCGCAGCCGCAGCCTGCGCATCGCCCGCGTCGAGCTGCATGGTCTGCAGCTCGGCCTGCGCCAGAGACCGGACGGTAGCTGGCGAGTCAAGGGACTGCGCCAGGCCGAAGGCCCACGCCCGGCCATCGATTCGGCTCGGGTGCTCGCCGCGCTGCTGATGCCGCGTCGCATCGTGGTGCTCGACGGCCGGGTCACCCTCGAGCCGCAGCAGGGCGAGGTAGCGACCCTCGGCTACATCGGCCTGACCCTCGACAATCAGCCGGGGCGCCAGCGTCTGGATGGCCGCCTGCACCTGCCCGATGGTCAGCCGCTGAGCTGGCAGCTGCGCAGCGAGCTGCGTGCCGACGACTGGCAGCGGGCCGCCGCGCAGCTCTACCTCAGTCTGCCGCAGAGCGACTGGGGCAGCTGGCTGGCCGGGCACTTGCCGGCGGACTGGCCGTTCAGCCTGCAGCGCCTGCAGGTCGGCGGCGAGGTCTGGCTGGACTGGGCCGACGGCCGGGCGCAGCGCGCCGTGGCCCGCCTGCATGCGCCGCAGCTGGTGCTGGGGCGCCGCGACGCGGCGCCTGCGGAGCTGAGCGACCTGGCGCTGAGCGCCCATTTCGCGCGCGAAGACGCAGGCTGGCGCTTGCTGGTCGAGGAGCTGGCCGGCAGTTTCGCCGGCGAGCGCCTGAACCCCGGCCAGCTGCAGCTGCGCCATCAGCCGGGCGAGCAGCGCAGCTGGAGCCTGCAGGCCGAGCGCCTCAACCTGGCGCCCCTGGTGGCGCTGACCCGCACCCTAGCGCCGCTGCCTTCGCTGGCCGACGAAATCCTCGCCAGCCTGGCGCCGCACGGACGCCTGCGCGACCTGCGGGCCGAGATCCGTCCGCGTGGCGAGGGGCTGCCCGAGGTCGAGTACAACCTGCGCCTGGACAAGGTCGGCTTCGGCGCCTGGCACAACGTGCCGGCGGCGGACAACATCAACGGCACGCTCAGCGGCAACCTCGAGGGCGGCGAGCTGCGTCTGGATGCCCGCGACTTCATGCTCCACCTCGCCACCCTGTTTCCCCAGCCCTGGCGCTATCGCGAGGCGCATGCACGGCTGGACTGGCGCCTCGATGCCGACGCCTTCACCCTGTCCAGCCCGTTGATGCGCCTGTCCGGCGAGGAAGGCGAGCTGGCCGGCAACATGCTGATCCGCCTGCGCCGCGACCCGGCCGCCGAGGATTACATGGACCTGCAGGTCGGTCTGCGCCACAGCCAGGCGCACTTCACCGAACGCTACCTGCCGACCCTGTCGCCCGGTCTCAGCCCGCAGTTGGCCGACTGGCTGAAGAGCGCGATTCGCGCCGGCGAGGTCGACCAGGGCCTGTTCCTCTACCAGGGCTCGCTGAACAAGGGCGCGCCGGCCCACTCGCGCACCCTCGGCCTGTATTTCAAGGTGCGCGACGCCGAGCTGGCCTACCAGCCGGAGTGGCCGCCGCTGCGCCAGCTGGAGGGCGAGGTGTTCGTCGCCGATGGTGAGGTGCGCATCCTGGCGCCGAGTGCGCAGGTGCTGGACAGCCGCCTGCGCGACGTGCAGGCCGAGGTGCACGGCGGCGGGAGCGGTCAGGGGCCGCGTCTGACGGTGGCGGGGATGGTTGACAGCAGCGTCGGCGACGGCCTGAAGATCCTCCAGGACACGCCGCTCGGCCGCGGCCAGACCTTCGTCGGCTGGCAGGGCGAGGGGGCGCTGAACGGGCGCCTGCAACTGGACATCCCGCTGGCGCGCCAGGGCGGTGCGGTCCGCACGGTGGTCGATTTCGCCGCCGAGAATGCCCGCCTGCAACTGCCCAGACCGGCCATCGAGCTGCAGGCGATCACCGGCGCGTTTCGCTACGACAGCGCGCGGGGCCTGAGCGCGCCGGAAGTGCGGGCCCGTGCCTTCGATCGCGAACTGCGCGCGGTGATCCAGGCGCGCGGCCAGCCGGGCAAGCCCTACAGTCGGCTGGACGTGCGCAGCAGCATCGCGGTCGAGCGTCTGGTCAGCTGGCTGGGGCTGCAGCCGGCGCAGATTCCGGCGCGGGGCGAACTGCCCTATCGCCTGTGGCTGGATCTCGATTACGGCGAAGCCAGCCGCCTGCGCGTCAACTCCGACCTGCAGGGCGTGGCGATCGACCTGCCGGCACCGCTCGGCAAACCGGCCGAGCAGGCGCGCAGCGCCAGCTGGCGGATGACCCTGGGCGGCGCCGAGCGCCGTTACGGCTTTAGCTACGCCGGCCTGGCCAGCCTGAGCTTCGCCGCTCCGCTCGAGCAGTTGGCCAGAGGGCGCGGCGAGCTGCGCCTCGGCGGCGAGGCCGCGCAACTGCCCCAGGAGCTCGGTCTGCATATCCGCGGCCGGTTGAGCGAGTTCGACTGGGCGGCCTGGCAGGCGGTGCAGGCGCGGCATGCTGGCGACAGCCAGGGGCAGGCGCTGGGCAGTCTGTTGCAGTCGGTGGAGCTGGAGATCGGTCGCTTCACGGCGGGGGCGCTGACCCTCGAGCAGTTGCAGGTCGGCCTGCGCCGCGCCGCTGCGGGCTGGCGCCTGGCGCTGGACAATCCGCAGGTGAAGGGCAACGTTGTGGTGCCGGCGGACAAGGCGGCGCCGCTGCGCGTGGAGCTGGAGCGTCTGCGCCTGCCGGCGCGGGCCGCTGCCGAGACGGAGGGGACGACGCCGGCGGCGATGCCGAGCGATCCGCTGGCCGGCGTCGATCCGCGCAGCCTGCCGGCGCTGGACGTGACCATCCTTGCCCTCTATCGCGGCGAGGAGCGCCTCGGCCGCTGGCGCTTCCGCAGCCGGCCGACGGCGGGCGGGGCTCGTTTCGAGCAGCTCGATCTCGACCTCATGGGCCTGCAGGTCGATGGCAGCCTGGACTGGCAGGGTAGTGGGGCGGCCAGTCGCAGCCGTTTCCGCGGCCGGCTGTACGGCCGGGATGTGGCCGACGTGCTGCTGGCCTGGGGCTACGCCCCGAACATCAGCAGCGAGAGCTTCGAGCTGGCCGTCGACGGCGACTGGCCGGGCTCGCCGGCGATGGCCGGTCTCAAGCGCTTCAGCGGCAGCCTGGATGGGCAGTTGCGCCAGGGTCAGCTGCTCGAGGTGGAAGGCGGCGCCAGCGCCCTGCGGGTGTTCGGCCTGCTCAACTTCAACTCCATCCGCCGCCGCCTGCGCCTCGACTTTTCCGACCTGTTCGGCAAGGGCCTCGGTTACGATCGCATCAGCGGTCGACTGTACGGTACCGATGGGGTGCTGCTGACCCGCGAGCCGTTGGTGCTGGATGGCCCATCCACCCGGCTGGAGCTGGACGGCCAGCTGGACGTCGCCCAGGACCGCATCGCCGCCAGGTTGCGCGTGACCCTGCCGCTGTCCAACAACCTGCCGCTGGCCGCGCTGCTGGCCGGTGCCGCGCCGGTGGCCGGCGCGCTGTTCATCGTCGACCAGCTGGTGGGGGACCGCCTGTCACGGGTGGCCAGCGTCGAGTACCGGGTCGCCGGACCCTGGCGCGACCCGCAGATCACCCTGTTCGGCAAGCCGTAAGATGACAAACGCCGTGCGCTCCGGGTTAGGATGGGTGCATGTGCGGGGGAGTAGACGATGGGCACTGTCGCAGTCATCCAGATGGTCAGCCAGGCCGACGTGGCGAGCAATCTCGCGCGGGCGCGGGCGCTGCTCGAGCAGGCTGCGCAGAGCGGCGCGCGGCTGGCGGTGCTGCCGGAGAACTTCGCCGCCATGGGCCGCCGCGATCTTGCCGCCCTCGGCCGCGCCGAGGCCGCCGGCGAGGGGCCGCTGCTGCCCTGGCTGCAGGCGACGGCGCGCGAGCTGGGCCTGTGGATAGTCGCCGGCACCCTGCCGCTGCTGGCGGAAGGACAGCGCGACGGCAAGCCGCATGCCTGCTCGCTGCTGATCGACAGCGACGGCCAGATCGCCGCGCGCTACGACAAGCTGCACCTGTTCGACGTCGAGGTGGCCGACAGCCGCGGCAGCTACCGCGAGTCCGACGATTTCGCCCACGGCGAGCGCCTGGTGCTGGCCGACACCCCGGTCGGCCGTCTGGGCCTGACCGTGTGCTACGACCTGCGCTTCGCCGAGCTGTACAGCGCGCTGCGCGAGGCCGGCGCCGAACTGATCAGCGCGCCTTCGGCGTTCACCGCGGTGACCGGCGCGGCACACTGGGAGATCCTGGTGCGCGCGCGGGCCATCGAGACCCAATGCTACCTGCTGGCCGCCAACCAGGGCGGCCAGCACCCGGGGCCGCGGGAAACCTTCGGCCATTCGCTGATCGTCGATCCCTGGGGCGAGCCGCTGGCCCGCCAGCCGCGCGGCGAGGCGGTGCTGCTGGCGCAGGTCGACCGTCCGGCGCAGGCGGCGATCCGCCAGCGCATGCCGGTGCATGCCCATCGTCGCCTGCGCCCCGGAGCGCTGCAACCTTCGACCAAGGAGTCCTCATGAACACCCTGTCCTCCGTCAGCGACCAGCTGCTGACCCCCGGCGGCCTCAGCCTGGAGCGCCTGCCGGCGCTGCTCGGCGAGCTGGCCGGCCCCGGCATCGATGCCGCCGACCTGTACTTCCAGAGCCAGGTGTCCGAGTCGTGGCTGCTCGAGGACGGCATCGTCAAGGAAGGCAGCTTCCATCTCGACCAGGGCGTCGGCGTGCGTGCCCAGTCCGGCGAGAAGACCGGCTTCGCCTACAGCAACAGCATCGAGGAGCACGCCCTGCGCCAGGCGGTGCAGGCCGCCCGTTCGATCGCCCGCGCCGGCCAGCAGGGCCGCGTGCAGACCCCGGCGGTGCAGGTGCCGCCGCGCCTGTACGGCGCCGCCAATCCGCTGGAGGTGCTCAGCCGGGCGGAGAAGGTCGAGCTGCTCAAGCGCATCGACCAGGCCACCCGCGCCCTCGACCCGCGCATCAGCCGGGTCACCGTGAGTCTGGCCGGCACCTGGGAGCAGGTGCTGGTGGCGGCTATCGACGGCAGCCTCGGTGCCGACGTGCGCCCGCTGGTGCGCTTCAACGTCAGCGTGATCGTCGAGCAGGGTGGCCGCCGCGAGCGTGGTGCCCACGGCGGCGGCGGGCGCACCGACTATCGCTACTTCCTCGAACACGACCGTGCCATGGACTACGCCCGCGAGGCGGTGCGCCAGGCGCTGGTCAACCTGGAGGCGGTGCCGGCGCCGGCCGGCAGCCTGCCGGTGGTGCTCGGCAACGGCTGGAGCGGCGTGCTGCTGCACGAGGCGGTCGGTCACGGTCTGGAAGGCGACTTCAACCGCAAGGGCAGCTCGGCCTACAGCGGCCGCATCGGCCAGCCGGTGGCCTCGAAGCTGTGCACCATCGTCGACGACGGCACCCTGCCGGGCCGCCGCGGCTCGCTGAGCCTGGACGACGAGGGTACGCCGACCCAGTGCACCACGCTGATCGAGAACGGCGTGCTGCGCGGCTACATGCAGGACAAGCTCAACGCCCGCCTGATGGGTGTACGGCCGACCGGCAACGGGCGCCGCGAGTCCTACGCGCACCTGCCGATGCCGCGCATGACCAACACCTACATGCTGGCCGGCGAGAGCGAGCCGGAGGAGATCATCCGCTCGGTGAAGCGCGGCCTGTACTGCGCCAGCCTCGGCGGCGGCCAGGTGGACATCACCAGCGGCAAGTTCGTGTTCTCCACCAGCGAGGCTTACCTGATCGAGGACGGCCGGATCACCGCGCCGGTCAAGGGCGCCACCCTGATCGGCAACGGCCCGGAGGCGATGAGCCGGGTGTCGATGGTCGGCAACGACCTGGCGCTCGACAGCGGGGTGGGCACCTGCGGCAAGGACGGTCAGTCGGTGCCGGTCGGCGTCGGCCAGCCGACCCTGAAGATCGAGGCGATCACCGTCGGCGGTACCGGCGGCTGACGAGGTCGCAGGGTGGACAACGGCGCAGCCTTGTCCACCAGCGCTGTTGGACCGATGGGGCGGGTGGGCAACTCGCGCAGCGATTGCCCATCGAGGTGTTCGCTGGTGGATAACGCTGCGCGGTTATCCACCCTGCGGCATCACGGTGACTTTGCTCAGCGCAGGCCGCGCTTGGTCTCGTCGATCTCGCGCAGGTACTTGAACACCTTGCGCGCGGCTGCCGGCGGCTTGTTGTGCGCGGCCTCGTGCTGGGCGTGGCGGATCAGCTGGCGCAGGTGCTGGACGTCGGCCTCGGGGTATTCGCCGAGCAGCGCCTCGAGGTCGGCATCGCTGCCGCCGACCAGGCGGTCGCGCCAGCGCTCGAGGGCGTGGAAGCGCTCGTTGTACTGGCGGGTCGAGGCGTCCATCTGGTCGAGCAGGCCGGTGATCGCCTCGATGTCCTGGCTGCGCATCAGCTTGCCGATGTACTGGATGTGGCGTTTGCGGGCGGCGTGGGCCTTGTGCTTGGGCGCCTCGAGCAGGGCCCTGAGCAGCATGTCGGAGAGCGGCAGGCGTTCGAGCTGCTCGGGCTTGAGCGTGGTCAGGCGCTCGCCGAGGTCCTGCAGGGCGTGCAGCTCGCGCTTGACCTGGGATTTGCTCTTCTCTCCGGAGAAGTCGTCGTCGAATTGTTCAGACATGGGGCGGGTCCGCTGGGAAACGCGCCATGATAACCACTCAGGGGCCGCTTGTCCGGCCCGGCCGGCGTGCCGGCGGGAAAACAGGAGCAGGACATGAGTTCAGCCGTGGAAAGCGTGGGGCCGCAGGCCCTGCCGGGATTGCAGGAGCAGGTCGAGGCGATCCTCGCCGAAGCGCGCCGCCAGGGCGCCACCGACTGCGAGGTGGCGGTGTCGCTGGAGCAGGGCTTGTCGACCAGCGTGCGTCAGGGCGAGGTGGAGACGGTCGAGTTCAACCGCGACCGCGGTTTCGGCATCACCCTCTACCTGGGGCAGCGCAAGGGCTCGGCGAGCACGTCGGCGCAGGGGGCGGCGGCCATTCGGGAAACGGTTGAGGCGGCGCTGGCTATCGCCCGGCACGCCTCGGAGGACGATTGTGCCGGGCTGGCCGATGCCGCGCTGATGGCCCGCGAACTGCCCGATCTCGACCTCTACCATCCTTGGGCGATCAGCCCGGAGCAGGCCATCGAGCAGGCGCTGGCCTGCGAGGCCGCCGCTTTTGCCGCCGATCCGCGGGTGACCAAGGCCGACGGCACCACCCTCAATACCCACCTCGGCTGCCGCGTGTACGGCAACAGCCGCGGCTTCGTCGGCGGCTACGCCTCCAGCCGGCACAGCCTGAGCTGCGTGATGATCGCCGAGGGCGAGGGGCAGATGCAGCGCGACTACTGGTACGACGTCAGCCGCGTCGGCAGCGAGCTGGCCGGCGGCGAGTCGATCGGCCGGCGCGCGGCCGAGCGCGCGGTGGCGCGCCTGGGCGCGCGGCCGGTGCCGACCTGCGAAGTGCCGGTGCTGTTCGCCGCCGAACTGGCCACCGGGCTGTTCGGCCATTTCCTCGCCGCGATCTCCGGCGGCAACCTGTACCGCAAGTCCTCCTTCCTCGAGGGGGCGCTGGGGCAGACGCTGTTCCCCGAGTGGCTGAGCCTCGACGAACGGCCGCATCTGCCGCGCGGCATGGGCAGCGCCAGCTTCGACGGCGACGGCCTGGCGACCTACGCCAAGCCCTTCGTCGACGGCGGCAAATTGGTGTCCTACGCGCTGGGCACCTATTCCGGGCGCAAGCTGGGCCTGCCGAGCACCGCCAACGCCGGCGGCGTGCACAACCTGTTCGTCAGCCACGGCAGCGAGGACCAGGCGGCGCTGCTCCGCCGCATGGATCGCGGCCTGCTGGTCACCGAGCTGATGGGGCAGGGGCTCAACCTGGTCACCGGCGACTACTCGCGCGGTGCTGCCGGCTTCTGGGTGGAGAACGGGATCATCCAGTTCCCGGTACAGGAGGTGACCATCGCCGGCAACCTGCGCGACATGTTCAGCGGCATAGTCGCGGTGGGCTCCGACGTGGAGGCGCGCGGCAACGTGCGCACCGGTTCGGTGCTGATCGAGCGGATGATGGTCGGCGGCAGCTGAGGTCGCGCTGGGGCAGGGGCGCCCGTAGGTTGGATGGCCACCCCGTGGAAGACTCGCGCCGCGATCTTCCACCGCCCGGCCCGCTGCGTGGTCTCTGGTAGACAAGGCTGCGCCTTTGTCTACCCTGCGCCAGCACTTGCCTGCAGGCGCTACTCGCCTTCGTCGAAGTAGTTGTTGATCAACTCGATCAGCGCCTGCAGGGCCTCGTGATCCTGTTCGCCCTCGGTGCACAGATGGATCGAGGTGCCCTTGCCGGCGGCCAGCATCATCACCGACATGATGCTCTTGCCGTCCACCAGGCTGTCGGCCGAGCGGCCGACCCGCACCTGACAGGGAAAGCGTCCGGCCACGCCGACGAACTTGGCGGCGGCGCGGGCGTGCAGGCCGAGCTTGTTGATGATGGTGACGTCGCAGGCTGGCATCGGGGGGATCGGGGTCCTTACTTGAGGTCGCGGTGGCGGATCTGCACGTTGCCCAGGCTGTCGCGCAGCGCGGTGCCCAGCCGTTCGGCCAGGTACACCGAGCG harbors:
- a CDS encoding carbon-nitrogen hydrolase family protein, with amino-acid sequence MGTVAVIQMVSQADVASNLARARALLEQAAQSGARLAVLPENFAAMGRRDLAALGRAEAAGEGPLLPWLQATARELGLWIVAGTLPLLAEGQRDGKPHACSLLIDSDGQIAARYDKLHLFDVEVADSRGSYRESDDFAHGERLVLADTPVGRLGLTVCYDLRFAELYSALREAGAELISAPSAFTAVTGAAHWEILVRARAIETQCYLLAANQGGQHPGPRETFGHSLIVDPWGEPLARQPRGEAVLLAQVDRPAQAAIRQRMPVHAHRRLRPGALQPSTKESS
- the pmbA gene encoding metalloprotease PmbA, whose translation is MSSAVESVGPQALPGLQEQVEAILAEARRQGATDCEVAVSLEQGLSTSVRQGEVETVEFNRDRGFGITLYLGQRKGSASTSAQGAAAIRETVEAALAIARHASEDDCAGLADAALMARELPDLDLYHPWAISPEQAIEQALACEAAAFAADPRVTKADGTTLNTHLGCRVYGNSRGFVGGYASSRHSLSCVMIAEGEGQMQRDYWYDVSRVGSELAGGESIGRRAAERAVARLGARPVPTCEVPVLFAAELATGLFGHFLAAISGGNLYRKSSFLEGALGQTLFPEWLSLDERPHLPRGMGSASFDGDGLATYAKPFVDGGKLVSYALGTYSGRKLGLPSTANAGGVHNLFVSHGSEDQAALLRRMDRGLLVTELMGQGLNLVTGDYSRGAAGFWVENGIIQFPVQEVTIAGNLRDMFSGIVAVGSDVEARGNVRTGSVLIERMMVGGS
- a CDS encoding HPr family phosphocarrier protein; this translates as MPACDVTIINKLGLHARAAAKFVGVAGRFPCQVRVGRSADSLVDGKSIMSVMMLAAGKGTSIHLCTEGEQDHEALQALIELINNYFDEGE
- the rng gene encoding ribonuclease G; this translates as MSEEILINITPMESRVAVVENGVLQEVHVERTQRRGIVGNIYKGKVVRVLPGMQAAFIDIGLERAAFIHASEISTREGSAVESISALVHEGQSLVVQVTKDPIGTKGARLTTHLSIPSRYLVYMPRTSHVGISLKIEGEAERERLKQVVAACVSAEGIEEQGGFILRTAAEGAGADEILADIRYLRRLWEQISTQMQTAGAPSVIYEDLSLALRTLRDLVSPRTEKIRIDSRETFQKVGLFVGELMPEVSDRLEHYPGERPIFDLYGVEDEIQKALERKVLLKSGGYLIIDPAEAMTTIDVNTGAFVGHRNLEETIFKTNLEAATAIARQLRLRNLGGIIIIDFIDMEDEEHRRQVLRTLEKMLERDHAKTNIIGITELGLVQMTRKRTRESLQQVLCEPCPSCQGRGRLKTAETVCYEIFREILREARAYQAEGYMVLASDKVVGRLLDEESGNVADLEAFIGRPIRFQVESEYSQEQFDVVLL
- a CDS encoding YhdP family protein produces the protein MSASGRLLERTLDALLALTALLLLLAALYVSLGRALVPLVAEYRPEIEQQASAALGQPLHVGALSGHWQGFIPVLELSDVQLQAEGEALHLERLRLLPDLFASLRSRSLRIARVELHGLQLGLRQRPDGSWRVKGLRQAEGPRPAIDSARVLAALLMPRRIVVLDGRVTLEPQQGEVATLGYIGLTLDNQPGRQRLDGRLHLPDGQPLSWQLRSELRADDWQRAAAQLYLSLPQSDWGSWLAGHLPADWPFSLQRLQVGGEVWLDWADGRAQRAVARLHAPQLVLGRRDAAPAELSDLALSAHFAREDAGWRLLVEELAGSFAGERLNPGQLQLRHQPGEQRSWSLQAERLNLAPLVALTRTLAPLPSLADEILASLAPHGRLRDLRAEIRPRGEGLPEVEYNLRLDKVGFGAWHNVPAADNINGTLSGNLEGGELRLDARDFMLHLATLFPQPWRYREAHARLDWRLDADAFTLSSPLMRLSGEEGELAGNMLIRLRRDPAAEDYMDLQVGLRHSQAHFTERYLPTLSPGLSPQLADWLKSAIRAGEVDQGLFLYQGSLNKGAPAHSRTLGLYFKVRDAELAYQPEWPPLRQLEGEVFVADGEVRILAPSAQVLDSRLRDVQAEVHGGGSGQGPRLTVAGMVDSSVGDGLKILQDTPLGRGQTFVGWQGEGALNGRLQLDIPLARQGGAVRTVVDFAAENARLQLPRPAIELQAITGAFRYDSARGLSAPEVRARAFDRELRAVIQARGQPGKPYSRLDVRSSIAVERLVSWLGLQPAQIPARGELPYRLWLDLDYGEASRLRVNSDLQGVAIDLPAPLGKPAEQARSASWRMTLGGAERRYGFSYAGLASLSFAAPLEQLARGRGELRLGGEAAQLPQELGLHIRGRLSEFDWAAWQAVQARHAGDSQGQALGSLLQSVELEIGRFTAGALTLEQLQVGLRRAAAGWRLALDNPQVKGNVVVPADKAAPLRVELERLRLPARAAAETEGTTPAAMPSDPLAGVDPRSLPALDVTILALYRGEERLGRWRFRSRPTAGGARFEQLDLDLMGLQVDGSLDWQGSGAASRSRFRGRLYGRDVADVLLAWGYAPNISSESFELAVDGDWPGSPAMAGLKRFSGSLDGQLRQGQLLEVEGGASALRVFGLLNFNSIRRRLRLDFSDLFGKGLGYDRISGRLYGTDGVLLTREPLVLDGPSTRLELDGQLDVAQDRIAARLRVTLPLSNNLPLAALLAGAAPVAGALFIVDQLVGDRLSRVASVEYRVAGPWRDPQITLFGKP
- the tldD gene encoding metalloprotease TldD, which codes for MNTLSSVSDQLLTPGGLSLERLPALLGELAGPGIDAADLYFQSQVSESWLLEDGIVKEGSFHLDQGVGVRAQSGEKTGFAYSNSIEEHALRQAVQAARSIARAGQQGRVQTPAVQVPPRLYGAANPLEVLSRAEKVELLKRIDQATRALDPRISRVTVSLAGTWEQVLVAAIDGSLGADVRPLVRFNVSVIVEQGGRRERGAHGGGGRTDYRYFLEHDRAMDYAREAVRQALVNLEAVPAPAGSLPVVLGNGWSGVLLHEAVGHGLEGDFNRKGSSAYSGRIGQPVASKLCTIVDDGTLPGRRGSLSLDDEGTPTQCTTLIENGVLRGYMQDKLNARLMGVRPTGNGRRESYAHLPMPRMTNTYMLAGESEPEEIIRSVKRGLYCASLGGGQVDITSGKFVFSTSEAYLIEDGRITAPVKGATLIGNGPEAMSRVSMVGNDLALDSGVGTCGKDGQSVPVGVGQPTLKIEAITVGGTGG
- the yjgA gene encoding ribosome biogenesis factor YjgA; translation: MSEQFDDDFSGEKSKSQVKRELHALQDLGERLTTLKPEQLERLPLSDMLLRALLEAPKHKAHAARKRHIQYIGKLMRSQDIEAITGLLDQMDASTRQYNERFHALERWRDRLVGGSDADLEALLGEYPEADVQHLRQLIRHAQHEAAHNKPPAAARKVFKYLREIDETKRGLR